GGCAAAACCATTATTGACATTCATCAAGCGAATCCCCGAATCATATATGCCGACGTGGCGAATGATTTTCGAACAGTCGGCATTTATCGCAGCGACGATGGCGGCGATAGTTGGAGGCGGGTTACAACGTTGGATATTGCGCAATATCAAGGCTGGTATTCGCATTTCATCTGGGTGCATCCCACCGATCCTGATTTCATCATTGCCGGCGGCATTGATTTGTGGAAATCCACCAACGGCGGTGTGACGTTCACAAAAAAATCGGATTGGGCCGCGTGGCAGTTCGGCGTGGTGCCGGTGGGCGGCCCTGAAGGTCCGCCACATTATTCGCACGCGGATCATCATGCCGTGGCTGGCGATCCGTTTAGTCCTGACATCATCTACTTCACGAATGATGGCGGCGTGTTTCGCACCACAGACGGCGGTGAAACATTTGAGGGGTTGAACGGCGGCTATGCCACGACGCAATTCTATAACGGCTTTTCGAGTGCGACTTCAGACTCTACGCTGGCCATCGGCGGCTTGCAAGACAACTCAACTGTGATTTATGAAGGCACGGACGCCTGGCGGCGCGTAATCGGCGGCGATGGTTGTTGGACTGCGATCGATCCTTTCGATCATAATGTGATGTACGGCGAAGCACAAAATCTCAATATCTTCAAATCCACTAATCGCGGCCATGAAAGCTCGTGGTACAGCGTGACCAGCGGTATCAATCGCAGCGGCGCCGGATTTGTCGCGCCATATGTCGTTTCGCCTTCCAACAGCAACATTTTGTATGCCGGAACATCGCGTGTGTATAAAACCACCAACGCAGCAGGCTTTTGGACGGCGACGAACAATAATTTCACGCTTGATAATAATCCAGTGTTGTCACTGGCAATGTCCGCGACAAATGCCGACACGGTTTATGCTGCCACCTCGCCGATCAACAGCCGTGCGCATGTTTTTCGCACGATCAACGGCGGCGCGAGTTGGGAGGACCTTACCTCCAACTTGCCGGATCGTTATCCGATGGATATTGCCGTCGATCCCAATGACTCGCGCAATGTGCATGTCGTGTTCTCCGGCTTCGGCTCCTCGCATTTGTTTAAATCAAATGATGCTGGACTGAGTTGGGTTGATATCGGCGCCGGTTTGCCCGATGTTCCGTCTTCGGCGGTTACCGTCGATCCACGGTTTCCTCATCATATTTATTTCGGCAATGATCTCGGCGTTTATGTTTCGTTGGATGGCGGCGACAATTGGCAGGCCTGGCAGGAGGGCATGCCCACAGCGCTGGTGATGGATTTATCGATCTCGCCGAGTAATCGCGCCATTCGTGTTGCGACGCACGGCAACGGCGTGTGGGAACGGCCGTTGATCGGCGATCAGATTTCTGATGTCGTGCAACCGCATGCTCCCGTTTTTTCGTTTCGACTCTATCAGAATTATCCGAACCCGATTTCCTTGAGCGCCGTTTCCGGAAATCATGAAACCGTGATTGGATATGAATTGAGTGAAGCCTCCTCGGTTAACATTGCCGTGCACAATCTCCTGGGGCAGGAGGTGGCAAGGTTGACCGAGCTTGCGCAAGCACGCGGCTCCCATCAACGTCGTTTGTCTGTTGCGAACTTTGCACCGGGTGTTTATTTTTACACAATGCGCACGAGGAGCGCTTCTACAGGTCAAAGCCAAGGTCTTTTGCAAACACGCAAGATGTTGATCACCGAATAATCAAAGGAGTCCGCCATGCTGAAAGTGAAGCCTTTCATGGTATGTTTGCAGCTATTGCTTGCCCTGGCGTTAATTCGTGAAGCGAACGCCCAAAATGGTTTGCCCTTTCTTGGCGCATTGCGGCAGCAGGCGAGTATTCAGCAAGAATGGCTCAAGCTCAGGTTGGAGCGCGTGCTGCCGCAGTTGATGCGGCGTCATGGCATCGAGATGTGGCTGGTGATCTGCCGGGAATACAATGAAGAACCGGTTTTCTTTTCGCTGGTTGCGCCCACCACGTTTGCCGCGCGGCGGCGTACGATTTACGTCTTTCATGATCGCGGCGAACAATTAGGCGTTGAAAGACTCGCGCTCGGCGGCGGCTCGCAAGGCGGCATTTACACGGTTTATCGCGATCCTGATATTGAAAACCGCGAGCTGTGGGGAGGCGGCCAATGGGCGTTGCTGCGCAAGTTGATCGATGATCGCCAACCGGCGACGATCGGGATCAACGTTTCCGCTACGCATGCGTTTTCCGACGGCTTATCCGCGAGTGAAAAAGAAGCGCTTGAAAAGGCGCTCGGCGAAAAATGGACGAGCCGGCTGGTGCGCACCGACTTGCTGCCGCTCGATTATATCGCCATTCGCCTTCCGGAAATGCTGCCGATTTATCGCGACATGATGACGATCGTGCATGCTCTCATCACGCGCGCTTTTTCGAACGAAGTGATCACGCCCGGCAAAACCACGAGTGAAGACGTGGTGTGGTGGCTGCGGCATGAGGTGAATGGCATGGGCCTCGGTGTGTGGTTTCATCCCTCGGTCACGGTGCAACGCCAAGGTAAGCCGCGTGAAAGTCTGTTGGCAGAGAAAGAGGGCGTTGTCATTCAACGTGGCGATGTGTTGCACGTTGATTTTGGCATTACGGCAATGGGATTAAACACGGATACGCAACACATGGGTTATGTTTTACGCTCCGGTGAGAAGCAACCGCCTGCGGGCATTCAGCAAGCCTTGCGCAATGCCAATCGCATGCAAGACCTGTTGATGGAGCGCATGCGTCCGGGGCAAAGCGGCAATGAGATTTTGGCAAATACATTGGCGGCAGTGAAAAACGCGGGCATTGCCGGCACGGTCTACACGCATCCCATTGGAGATCATGGTCATGGCGCCGGACCGTTGGTCGGATTGTGGGACAGGCAGGAAGGCGTGCCCGGCCGCGGCGATGTTTTGCTATTGCCGAACACGTGGCATTCGATCGAATTATCGGCAACGACGGAAGTGCCGGAATGGGGCGGGCAAAAGCTGTGGGTGGGCCAGGAAGAAGATGCGGTGATTGATGGCGAGGGCAAAATCACATGGGTGTTGCGCCGGCAGGAGGAGTATCATTTGGTTAAATAGCGCTGCACGCTTGGAATAGATACGGTTCGAAACTCTTTATTCCAGGCCGAGATCGGCCTCTCGTTTTGATTGGCGTCTAACCAGATCGCGGACGGTAATTTTCCCTTGCAAACGGGAATATCTTACGATAGATTGCGGTTTCATATATGCACAGCCGTGCATATGTGGAAAATGTGAAACACGTTGAAGGGAAGACGATGGCGATTGTTCCGTCCGAATTTGTTCAACCGCAGGCATTTGTGCCGAAAGTGCCGCTGTATGAATTGGACGCATTGTGGTTCCAGGTCAGTGGCACGATATGCAATTTATGGTGTACACATTGCTTCATCAGTTGCAGCCCGAAAAACCATGCATTTGGATTTATGTCGCACGCTCTGGTTCGCCGGTATCTCGAAGAATCCATACGATACGGCGTGAAAGAGTATTATTTTACCGGCGGCGAACCGTTCATGAATCGTGACATGATCGCGATTCTGCAAGATACTCTTGCCCTGGGCCCGGCGAGCGTGCTTTCCAATGGCCTGTTGATCTCTCCCCAACTTGCCCAAACGCTGTGGGGCTTATCTCATCAAAGTTCCTACACTCTTGAACTTCGCATCAGCCTGGATGGCTTTGATGCCGCAACAAACGATCCGATTCGAGGCAAAGGCACATTCCTGCGCGCCATGAATGGTATAAAACACCTCGTGCAAGCCGGATTTCTTCCCATCATCACCTGCATGCAAAGCTGGCCTGAGCACGAACATGAACGTGTGCTTAGCGGCTTTCAAGAAGCCCTAAAAAAAATCGGATATACGCGTCCGCGTCTCAAGATCATGCCGCAATTGCGCATTGGCCGCGAAGCCGAACGGGAACGCCGCTATACGCCGGCGGAATGGGTGACGCCGGAAATGATGGAAGGTTATGATAAACGGCTATTGCTTTGCAGCAACAGCCGCGTGGCGACAGATCGCGGCGTTTATGTTTGCCCGATCCTGATCGAGAAGCCCGATGCCAACCTAGGAGAGTCGCTCGCAGAGGCTTTTCATCCGTATCCGTTGCGCCACCAGGCTTGTTATACGTGTTATCTCAGCGGCGCCATTTGCAGCAATTTTTCCGTGGGGCGGGATACGTGACGCATAATTTGATGAATAACCAACATGAATCTCGGCGTAACCAACTATAGCCGTATTATTGTTTTTGGGGGCGTTTACAATAATTATCTGGCGCTTGCAGCTTTGTTACGTGAAACAAATGGCATCAAACATGACGCCATTTTTTGTTTGGGGGATCTCGGCGCGTTTGGACCGCATCCGAATCGCGTGTATCCGCTCTTGGTCGAAGGCCGCGTACAAGTGGTGCAGGGCAATTATGACAACAGTATCGGCAATGATTTGAATGATTGCCAATGCGGGTATACCGATCCGCGCGACAATTACTTTGCTCAAATCAGTTATGATTATACCCTGGCCAACACCTCGCAGGAGTTCAAATCGTTTCAACGCGCGTTGCCGCCGGTTATTCGATTTGAATCTTTTGGCAACCGCGTTTTGCTCTGCCACGGTTCGCCGCGCAAAACCAACGAATTTTTGTGGGAGTCTGCCACGCCCACGCATTTTTTGCAAAAGCTTTTTGTGGATTACGATGCCGACGTAATTCTTGCCACGCATACCGGCATCAAATGGCAGCGTTGCACGCCCGAGGGAAAACTCTTCGCGAATGTTGGCGTTATTGGCCGACCCGAGAATGATGGCCACACCAACGTTTGGTACACTGTGGTTGAATTTACGCCGGAATTGAAAGTTGAATATCGCCCGCTCGCGTATGATCATCAACGCCTGGCCGCTGAGATGAGGGAAGAAAAGCTTCCGCAAGAATTCATCGAAACCGTCTTGAGTGGCTGGTGGACGACGTGCCTCGAAATTCTTCCGGGCAAAGAACGTAAACGAGGAAAATATTAGTTCGTCTTGATAGTGCAATGAATCGTGTAATTCTAACGATGTTATCAAATTCATTTGGAGTCTTTCATGCCCAGTTATTATTTGAGCGAAGATTTGGCGCGTTTCGGTGAAGTTGGCGGCCCGCAGCCCAAATTGTTTAAAATGTGGTTGGACTGGTATAACGAGTGCCATCAAGACGGCGCGCTGGATAAGAAGACCAAGGCCTTGATCGCCTTGTCGGTTGCACACGTCTTGCAATGTCCCTATTGCATTGATGCCTGGACCACAGGCTCGCAAAAAGAAGGCGCAACACCTGAGCAAATGGCGGAAGCAGTTCATGTCGGCGCTTCGCTGCGTGCGGGTACTTCGTTGGTGCATCATATTCAATCGTTGAATGTGCAGGCCCGAGACGAGTAACTGCCGGCTGGATGGTCAAATGACTGTCTGATTCTTAGAGACATCAACCCACCATTGGCAAGGCTTCCACCGAAAAGTAGAGTGAATTTATGATGGCTTCGACCAAACCGCGGCGCGCTGTGGTAATCGGCGCCGGCCCCATGGGCTTGGAAACCGCGTTGCTCTTGATTGATCGCGGTTTCGAAACGATCGTACTCGAAGCGGGCCGCGTCGGCGAGCATATCCGGCAATGGGGACACATCCGCATGTTTTCGCCGCTCGCAATGAATCTTTCCAGTCGCGCGAAAGAAATTTTGGGCGACAAATTGCCAAAAGGGGAGACGATTCAGACCGGAAATGAATTCGTCAAAACCGTGTTAGAGCCGCTGGCGCAAGCGGAAATTCTGAAAAACAAAATCATCACTGGTCAACGCGTCACAGCAATGGCGCGCATCGGTTTGGGAAAAATGGGATTGCCGAATCATCCCTTGCGCGCAGAGCGCGGCTTTAGAATTCTCGCAGAAGACCGTGAAGGCCGTGAGCAGGTTTATCAAGCCGATTATGTGTTCGACGCCAGCGGTGTTTTTGGCCTGGGGAACTGGAGCGGCGCCGCCGGCATGCCCGCTCTCGGCGAGCGGAGTATCAACGATCGTATCATTCGCCATCCGCCGAATCTGATGCAGCAAGCGGAACGCTTCACGGGCAAACGCATATTAGTGCTGGGTAACGGCCATTCTGCGGCTAACACCATTGTGGCATTCCACGAATTGTTGCAGCGCGAGGCTGCCACGCAAGTCGTTTGGGCTGTGCGCTCGGATCGCACGAAACCTGTGCCCGAGGTTCCAGATGATCCGCTTGCTGAACGTGCGGCCATTGTTGATGCCGCCAATGCGCTGGCTGCTCGCCCGCCGGCAAATTTAAAAATTTTGCGCCGGGCAACCGTGGAAGAATTTCAACGCGCCGGCAATGCCGAATCCGCTTCGCTTAAGGTCGCGCTTAAAGTTTGGAAAAGCGTTGAAATCATCGAGGTGGATGAAGTTATTTCGCTGACGGGATATCGACCGAACCTTGAGATGCTGCGCGAAACAGCAGTGGAAGTCTCAAACATTACCGAAGGTTCGCGTGGTTTGTATAAAGCGCTCTCGAATATCACGGATTGTTTGGCGAAGATCGAAATCCATCCTAAAGATTTGCAAAGCGGCGAACCGAATTTGTTCATCGTCGGTGTCAAAAGTTATGGCCGCAATCCTGGTTTTTTGCTGCAATCGGGATTGGACCAGTTGGAAGCGGTTTTTTCGACTATTTGAAGAGAATGTGATGAAGCGTCAAGAAATGCTCAAGAGGGTGCAATCCTCTTCGACCCGGTGGGATATGATCATCATTGGCGGCGGGGCAACGGGCTTGGGCGCCGCAGTGGAAGCAGCAGCGCGCGGCTATAAAACGCTTTTGCTCGAACAAGGCGATTTCGCGCAAGGCACCTCGAGTCGCAGCACAAAACTGATTCACGGCGGCGTGCGTTATCTTAAGCAGGGTAACATCACACTCGTGCTCGAAGCGCTGCGCGAGCGCGGGCTGTTGATCCAGAATGCCCCGCATCTTGTGCATCATCTCGCCTTTGTGGTGCCGTTGTATGATTGGTGGGAAGGCCCGTTTTACGGCATCGGTTTGAAGCTTTACGACATACTCGCCGGCAAATTGGGATTAGGGCCCTCGCAAATTCTTTCACGCGAAGAAACGCTGCAACGCCTGCCGACGCTCGAACCGGAGGGTCTCAAAGGCGGCGTCATTTATTATGACGGCCAGTTCGATGACGCCCGGTTGGCCATTTGCCTGGCGCAGACCGCAGTCGATCTTGGCGCGACGGCGATGAATTACATGAAAGTTCTTTCGTTGCTCAAAGAAGGTGATTTGGTGACAGGCGTGCGCGCCGAGAATATTCTGACAGGAGATATATTCGAGTTGCAGAGCCGTGTCGTAATCAATGCCACGGGCGTATTCTGCGACGTGATCCGGCGCATGGATGATGACGACGCAGCCGCGATCATAGCGCCAAGTCAGGGTATTCATCTCGTATTGGATAAATCTTTTTTGGCGGGAGAGCATGCGATCATGGTGCCGCACACGGACGATGGCCGCGTGCTCTTTGCCATTCCCTGGCACGATCGTACACTCGTCGGCACCACGGATACGCCGGTTGATGAGATTCAGGAAGAGCCAAAACCTCTCGCCGAGGAGATTGAATTTCTACTCAAGCATGCGGCGCGCTATCTCACCAAGGATCCAACATCGCAAGACGTTTTGAGCGTTTTTGCCGGATTGCGGCCGCTGGTCAAAGCAAATCACAGCGAATCAACCTCGGCGCTGTCGCGCGATCATACGCTGATGATTTCATCTTCCGGTTTGCTCACCATCACCGGCGGGAAATGGACAACGTATCGCAGAATGGCGGAAGACACGGTGAATCAAGCAGCGGTTTTGGCGGATTTGCCGGAAAAACCCTCGATGACGGAACATCTGCGTTTGCACGGTTGGCAACCGGCTGAAGAAAGCGTCGCGCCGTGGCATGTTTATGGCGCTGACGCGGCGGCTTTAGAACGATTGCTGCAGGAACGATCGACTTTCCGTGCGCGTCTTCATCCGAACTTGCCGTATTCTGCCGGCGAAATCATCTGGGCCGTGCGTCATGAGATGGCTTGCACGCTTGAAGACGTGTTGTCACGGCGTACGCGTGCATTGCTTCTGGATGCCAAAGCCAGCCTCGCCATTGCACCGCAAGTTGCCAAGTTGATGGCAAGTGAGCTGGGCTATGATGAAGCTTGGGAAAATCAGCAACTGGCGCATTTTGGCGCTTTGGCAAAAACCTACCTCATTTCATAAACAATAACTTCCTCAATCCCAAGATAAAACACATTGTTGTTGGTTGGTACAATAACAATGCCCCAGTCTTCGTGTTGTGATGGTGTTGATCTGTACTCTCACCAATTGTTTGATGACTCCCCGCAATATTTTCCCTTGGCAATCAAATTTCCGGCGTCTCGATGCGCATTGTTAAAAACAAGAAGCGTGATTC
This portion of the Cytophagia bacterium CHB2 genome encodes:
- a CDS encoding radical SAM protein, with translation MAIVPSEFVQPQAFVPKVPLYELDALWFQVSGTICNLWCTHCFISCSPKNHAFGFMSHALVRRYLEESIRYGVKEYYFTGGEPFMNRDMIAILQDTLALGPASVLSNGLLISPQLAQTLWGLSHQSSYTLELRISLDGFDAATNDPIRGKGTFLRAMNGIKHLVQAGFLPIITCMQSWPEHEHERVLSGFQEALKKIGYTRPRLKIMPQLRIGREAERERRYTPAEWVTPEMMEGYDKRLLLCSNSRVATDRGVYVCPILIEKPDANLGESLAEAFHPYPLRHQACYTCYLSGAICSNFSVGRDT
- a CDS encoding metallophosphoesterase family protein, whose protein sequence is MNLGVTNYSRIIVFGGVYNNYLALAALLRETNGIKHDAIFCLGDLGAFGPHPNRVYPLLVEGRVQVVQGNYDNSIGNDLNDCQCGYTDPRDNYFAQISYDYTLANTSQEFKSFQRALPPVIRFESFGNRVLLCHGSPRKTNEFLWESATPTHFLQKLFVDYDADVILATHTGIKWQRCTPEGKLFANVGVIGRPENDGHTNVWYTVVEFTPELKVEYRPLAYDHQRLAAEMREEKLPQEFIETVLSGWWTTCLEILPGKERKRGKY
- a CDS encoding 4-carboxymuconolactone decarboxylase translates to MPSYYLSEDLARFGEVGGPQPKLFKMWLDWYNECHQDGALDKKTKALIALSVAHVLQCPYCIDAWTTGSQKEGATPEQMAEAVHVGASLRAGTSLVHHIQSLNVQARDE
- a CDS encoding glycerol-3-phosphate dehydrogenase/oxidase, giving the protein MKRQEMLKRVQSSSTRWDMIIIGGGATGLGAAVEAAARGYKTLLLEQGDFAQGTSSRSTKLIHGGVRYLKQGNITLVLEALRERGLLIQNAPHLVHHLAFVVPLYDWWEGPFYGIGLKLYDILAGKLGLGPSQILSREETLQRLPTLEPEGLKGGVIYYDGQFDDARLAICLAQTAVDLGATAMNYMKVLSLLKEGDLVTGVRAENILTGDIFELQSRVVINATGVFCDVIRRMDDDDAAAIIAPSQGIHLVLDKSFLAGEHAIMVPHTDDGRVLFAIPWHDRTLVGTTDTPVDEIQEEPKPLAEEIEFLLKHAARYLTKDPTSQDVLSVFAGLRPLVKANHSESTSALSRDHTLMISSSGLLTITGGKWTTYRRMAEDTVNQAAVLADLPEKPSMTEHLRLHGWQPAEESVAPWHVYGADAAALERLLQERSTFRARLHPNLPYSAGEIIWAVRHEMACTLEDVLSRRTRALLLDAKASLAIAPQVAKLMASELGYDEAWENQQLAHFGALAKTYLIS